Genomic window (Dolosigranulum savutiense):
CCCGTGCAATCTGAACACGTTGTTGTTGTCCACCTGATAATTGCTCTAGACTTCTATCTTTTAAGTCAAAAATATTCATCAATTTAAGCGCCTGTTCAGTTAGGTTATCCGCCTCTGACGTCGGACAATTGCCTAGTAATGTGCCTAAATAGACATTATCATAGACACTATTGTACCAATCAAGCATCGTCGTCTGTGGGGAAAAGCCAATAACTGAAAATCCTCTTTCTTCAATATTTTCAGCTTCGATCAATAACTCCCCGCTAGTCGGTGCTTGAAATCCCACAATCGTATTGATTAATGTTGATTTCCCAGCCCCATTATGTCCGACCAAAGCGATGAAATCACCATCAGTTAATTCGACTGAAAAATCTTTCACGGCATGAACATCTTCAAATTTAATATTTAAATCTTTTATACTTATTTTAGTCAACCTAATCACCTCTATAATTTAACATTATTGACTTGATGAGCTCTCACTCATCCTTGGGCCAATAATCTTAAATTAAGTTCCGTATACCCATGTCATCACCTTCCTAGGTTGTTGGTTATGTACGAAGAAGGAAAGAAGTCATTCCTTCTTCGCTCGGGTCAACAGACAGATAAGAATTTAATCTTTGTCTGCTAATGGTGTATGAGTCCACCGTTTGTTATCTGAGTTCTTTCTGTTGGCATCGTGCATGCTTAAAATTCGAATCGGATACTCATAGGTAACACCCCCGTAAATTTTTTGGTCGCGTATCAATAGATATCAAGCAACCACTTACATTATAACATAATTGTTGTTTTTGTCAAAGTTTTCTCAATTAAAGTTAACATTTATTATGTTTTTATCATTTTTAAGTGATATGTATTTAGGTAAGTAGAGGATGACTGCCCCTATAACGAAGGATAGTGTAGATATTTTGTAATAGTACAAATTAAGATAATGTGAAATGAGCTGAGAATGATTAGGATAACAATAATAGTTGTTGTCTGCTGACCTAAAGTGATATACTACATTTAATATAATGATAATGGAGAGTGGGAGAGTGATGATTAATTTACATGAATTGAATATTTGGACAATTATGTTGCGCTTAGGATTGTCGTTGTTGCTGGGGTCGATTGTTGGAACAGAACGTGGGGTAAAAAATCGACCAGCAGGATTACGGACATACAGTTTAGTTTGTTTAGGATCCGCCTTGATTATGCTGACGAATCAATATATTACAGAACAATATGGTGTGGGCGATCCGACACGTATGGCTTCGCAGGTCATTAGTGGCATCGGGTTCTTAGGAGCCGGAACGATTTTAGTGACTGATCGCAATAAGGTAAGTGGGTTGACGACAGCAGCTGGTTTATGGACAGTTGCATCAATTGGATTGGCAGTTGGAGCTGGCTTCTATATGGGAGCGATCGTGGGGGCCGTATTGCTATTTACTGTAATGGGCTATTTTTTACGGTTTAAAGAACGTCTCGGACAATATTTTCTTGAAATGGACTTATTTATTGTACTAGAATCCCAAGAAGCCTATCACCGCTTGCTTATTTATTGCTCACAAGAAAATATTGGCATTTATAATATTAATAGTCGCATTGAGGATGAAGAGCTACTGGACTATCCGGGGCATTCTTCTGAGGATACGTGCTGTATTCTCTCTATTAATTTACAAGAACGCTACCGCAAACAAATATTGGTTGAGACTTTGAGTACCTTCGATGGCGTAAAGCACTTGGAGGAGTTGTAAATAGAGGGATTTTAGCATATAATTTCCATTCCAAGCGGGTGTGTGATACGATGATAAAAAAGGAAGAGGGGGATTTATGATGTTGATTGATATTACGAAGAATGTGTATGAGTTAGTGAAAGATAATCCAAAGTTGAAGCGTGATTTGATTGAGATGGGATTCGAGCCGTTAGCGAATGAGAAGATGCTTCATACGGTAGGGCGTATGGTGTCGCCTAAAAAGGGAGCTAAGCAAATTGGAATTAGCGTAGAGACGTTAGTGCGTAAATTAGAAGATCTCGGTTATGAGGTTAAGGGACATGAGTAAAGAACGTAAGCGTAGTAATCGAACACTCCAACAAGAGAAGCGTCAGCAAAAGTTGAAAGAGTTAATTCTGCGACTGCATGAAGGAGAAGGCGAAGAGAGTGTCAAGGCTGATTTTCGGAAGTACTTCAAGGATGTTAGTGCCTTGGAGATTTCGGTGATGGAGCGCCGATTGATTGCTGATGAAGGCATTCATGCGGATGACATTATGAAGCTATGTAATGTGCATGCAGCCATTTTTTTAGAAAATATTCAGCTAGCCGATGAAGCGCCACATGATTTCGAGAAGCCGGGCCACCCAGTTCATGTGCTTAAGCAAGAAAATATAGCACTAGAAGGAGCGGTTGACCGAATCGAACGATTATTGGAGTTCTACGTGACGGATCCTGCTGAGGATGTGTTGGCTGGCTTGAAGTTGCAAGCACAGATCTTATGGGAGATTGACAAGCACTATGCTCGCAAGGAGAATTCGTGGTTCCCGATTATGGAGGCGAATGATATTACTGCACCGCCAAAAGTGATGTGGGGCGTGGATGATATGATTCGCGACTTGATTAAGGAATTTATGACTATGTTGGAGCAGAATAAGCTTGATCAGATGCTGGATCATTATGCTGAGACAAAGTACGAAATTCTGGAAATGATTGTGAAAGAAGAAGATATCTTAATTCCAATGGTGACAGAGGTATTTACCGAAGATGATTGGATGAAGATTGCTGATGAGATGGATGAGATCGGCTATTGTATTGTGAAGCCGGAAGGAAAATGGGTGCCAGAACGAACTGATTTCGAGGCGAAAGATGCTACTGATGAATCAATGAACTTAGCCGGCAATCTTAAGCTTGGACACGGGGCACTGACATTAGAAGAAGCAGATTTGATCTTAGATCAGTTGCCGCTGGAGCTGACCTTTGTGGATAAACATAATAAAGTGAAATATTTCAATCGAGGCGAGAAGATTTTGCCCCGAACACCGAATGCGATTGGGCGGGATGTCTTCATGTGCCACCCACCGCGCGTCCATGATACCGTCAAGCAATTATTGCAAGAATTACGTGAGGGAACGCGTGATACGGCGAGTGCTTGGTTTGAAGCACGCGATACCTTCGTAATGATTACGTACGATGCGATTCGTGATAAGACTGGCGAGTATCTTGGATGTTTGGAGTATGTGCAAGACATTAGCGGGATTAAACAAATTGATACAGAGAAAAAAGACGTGTTTGACGAAGCCTAAGCTCCGTCATTACACGTCTTTTTGTCTTGTTTATTCAATTTTATTCAAGGTGTGATCTGTTGTTGGTTTAGAACAATAATTTGTCTGCGCCACCAAGTTTGTAATCTAGAGCAGCCATTGCTAGGACGTTCAAGTAGTGCCATGGACGGTCAAAGCGTGGTTGGAAGAAGAAGTCAGCAAGTGCTAAATCTTCTAATGTCCACTTCGCTGCAATAGCAACAGATAGTGTATCGATCGCTGTTGAGATGTCTTCTTTAGACATCAACTGTGCACCTAGAATGCGGTGATCATCTTCGTCATAGTAAATTTTCATCATCACTTTACCTGGTTTACGCATGAACTCAGGGTATAATGGCTCTTCAACATACTTGCTAGCCACATTACCCTCATACGAATCAGCGCTTGTAGCGTTCAAGCCTGTGTTGACGAATTTGTAGTCAAAGAGTGATAAAGCACTTGTTCCGGTCATTTCCGGTATCTTCATCTCTT
Coding sequences:
- a CDS encoding DUF438 domain-containing protein, which codes for MSKERKRSNRTLQQEKRQQKLKELILRLHEGEGEESVKADFRKYFKDVSALEISVMERRLIADEGIHADDIMKLCNVHAAIFLENIQLADEAPHDFEKPGHPVHVLKQENIALEGAVDRIERLLEFYVTDPAEDVLAGLKLQAQILWEIDKHYARKENSWFPIMEANDITAPPKVMWGVDDMIRDLIKEFMTMLEQNKLDQMLDHYAETKYEILEMIVKEEDILIPMVTEVFTEDDWMKIADEMDEIGYCIVKPEGKWVPERTDFEAKDATDESMNLAGNLKLGHGALTLEEADLILDQLPLELTFVDKHNKVKYFNRGEKILPRTPNAIGRDVFMCHPPRVHDTVKQLLQELREGTRDTASAWFEARDTFVMITYDAIRDKTGEYLGCLEYVQDISGIKQIDTEKKDVFDEA
- a CDS encoding DUF1858 domain-containing protein: MMLIDITKNVYELVKDNPKLKRDLIEMGFEPLANEKMLHTVGRMVSPKKGAKQIGISVETLVRKLEDLGYEVKGHE
- a CDS encoding MgtC/SapB family protein, translating into MINLHELNIWTIMLRLGLSLLLGSIVGTERGVKNRPAGLRTYSLVCLGSALIMLTNQYITEQYGVGDPTRMASQVISGIGFLGAGTILVTDRNKVSGLTTAAGLWTVASIGLAVGAGFYMGAIVGAVLLFTVMGYFLRFKERLGQYFLEMDLFIVLESQEAYHRLLIYCSQENIGIYNINSRIEDEELLDYPGHSSEDTCCILSINLQERYRKQILVETLSTFDGVKHLEEL